From Herbiconiux flava, one genomic window encodes:
- the glpK gene encoding glycerol kinase GlpK: MTDYIIAIDQGTTSTRAIVFDHSGSIVSTGQLEHDQIFPKAGWVEHDPKQIWDNTREVIGQALSKANITRHNVKAVGITNQRETAVVWDKNTGEPVYNAIVWQDTRTQAIVDRLSEDGGAERFKDTVGLPLSTYFAGTKIVWILENVEGARERAEAGDLLFGTTDTWVLWNLTGGVDGGVHATDVTNASRTLFMDLETLEWRDDILEVFGVPKSMLPAIKSSSEIYGTVHTSSLLREVPVAGILGDQQAATFGQAAFDAGEAKNTYGTGNFLIFNTGTEIVKSKNGLLTTLGYKLGDAEPHYALEGSIAVTGSLVQWLRDNLGLIKSAPEIEELAATVEDNGGAYFVPAFSGLFAPYWRSDARGALVGLTRYVNKGHIARAALEATAFQTKEVLDAVNADSGVPLTELKVDGGMIANNLLMQFQADILDVPVVRPVVAETTALGAAYAAGLAVGYWADLDELRANWQEDSRWTPDLDSAERDRLYRNWKKAVTKTMDWVDEDVQ; the protein is encoded by the coding sequence ATGACGGACTACATCATCGCGATCGACCAGGGCACGACGAGCACGAGGGCGATCGTCTTCGACCACTCGGGCTCCATCGTCTCCACCGGCCAGCTGGAGCACGACCAGATCTTCCCGAAGGCGGGCTGGGTCGAGCACGACCCCAAGCAGATCTGGGACAACACCCGCGAGGTGATCGGGCAGGCCCTCTCCAAGGCCAACATCACCCGGCACAACGTGAAGGCCGTCGGCATCACGAACCAGCGCGAGACCGCGGTCGTCTGGGACAAGAACACCGGCGAGCCCGTCTACAACGCCATCGTCTGGCAGGACACCCGCACCCAGGCCATCGTCGACCGCCTGTCGGAGGACGGCGGCGCCGAGCGCTTCAAGGACACCGTCGGCCTGCCCCTGTCGACCTACTTCGCCGGTACCAAGATCGTCTGGATCCTCGAGAACGTCGAGGGCGCCCGTGAGCGCGCCGAGGCGGGCGACCTGCTCTTCGGCACCACCGACACCTGGGTGCTGTGGAACCTGACGGGCGGCGTCGACGGCGGCGTGCACGCGACCGACGTCACGAACGCCTCGCGCACCCTCTTCATGGACCTCGAGACGCTCGAGTGGCGCGACGACATCCTCGAGGTGTTCGGCGTGCCCAAGTCGATGCTGCCGGCCATCAAGAGCTCCTCGGAGATCTACGGCACGGTGCACACCTCGTCGCTCCTGCGCGAAGTGCCCGTCGCGGGCATCCTGGGAGACCAGCAGGCTGCCACTTTCGGCCAGGCGGCGTTCGACGCCGGCGAGGCCAAGAACACCTACGGCACCGGCAACTTCCTGATCTTCAACACGGGCACCGAGATCGTGAAGTCCAAGAACGGACTGCTGACGACCCTCGGCTACAAGCTCGGCGACGCCGAACCGCACTACGCGCTCGAGGGCTCGATCGCGGTCACCGGCTCGCTCGTGCAGTGGCTGCGCGACAACCTCGGCCTGATCAAGTCGGCCCCCGAGATCGAGGAGCTCGCCGCCACGGTCGAGGACAACGGCGGGGCCTACTTCGTGCCGGCGTTCTCGGGCCTGTTCGCGCCCTACTGGCGATCGGATGCGCGGGGCGCCCTCGTGGGTCTGACCCGCTACGTCAACAAGGGCCACATCGCCCGCGCGGCACTCGAGGCCACCGCCTTCCAGACCAAGGAGGTGCTGGACGCGGTCAACGCCGACTCCGGGGTGCCGCTGACCGAGCTGAAGGTCGACGGCGGCATGATCGCCAACAACCTGCTGATGCAGTTCCAGGCGGACATCCTGGACGTGCCCGTCGTGCGACCCGTCGTCGCCGAGACCACCGCGCTCGGAGCGGCCTACGCGGCCGGCCTCGCCGTGGGCTACTGGGCCGACCTCGACGAGCTGCGCGCGAACTGGCAGGAGGACTCGCGCTGGACGCCCGACCTCGACTCGGCCGAGCGCGACCGGCTGTACCGCAACTGGAAGAAGGCCGTCACGAAGACGATGGACTGGGTCGACGAGGACGTGCAGTAG
- a CDS encoding MIP/aquaporin family protein, whose amino-acid sequence MDNLGIDFLSELVGTAMLVLLGCGVVANVALVRTKGFNGGFLMVNIGWGLAVFAGVIVSYASGAHLNPAVTLGLLANGATSFGSEATAVDVNFLSVIAYIGAQLIGAIIGAVFVWLAYKQHFDEEPDAANKLGVFSTGPAIRSYGWNLVTEIIGTFVLVFVVIGFGGGRQGDGGLAALGALPVALLVIGIGASLGGPTGYAINPARDLGPRIAHALLPIKGKGTSDWSYAWVPVVGPIIGGVLAGLLAIPLLPILT is encoded by the coding sequence GTGGACAATCTCGGTATCGATTTCTTGTCGGAGCTGGTGGGCACGGCGATGCTCGTGCTCCTCGGCTGCGGCGTCGTCGCGAACGTCGCCCTGGTGCGCACCAAGGGCTTCAACGGCGGATTCCTGATGGTGAACATCGGCTGGGGCCTCGCGGTCTTCGCCGGTGTGATCGTCTCGTACGCCTCAGGCGCCCACCTCAACCCCGCCGTGACGCTCGGCCTGCTGGCCAACGGCGCGACCTCGTTCGGTTCGGAGGCCACCGCGGTCGACGTGAACTTCCTGTCGGTCATCGCGTACATCGGCGCGCAGCTGATCGGTGCGATCATCGGCGCGGTGTTCGTCTGGCTGGCGTACAAGCAGCACTTCGACGAGGAGCCCGACGCGGCCAACAAGCTGGGCGTGTTCTCCACCGGTCCGGCCATCCGCTCCTACGGCTGGAACCTGGTCACCGAGATCATCGGCACCTTCGTGCTGGTGTTCGTCGTGATCGGCTTCGGCGGCGGACGACAGGGAGACGGCGGCCTCGCAGCCCTCGGCGCCCTGCCCGTGGCCCTGCTCGTGATCGGCATCGGCGCCTCCCTCGGTGGCCCGACCGGCTACGCCATCAACCCGGCCCGTGACCTCGGGCCGCGCATCGCGCACGCCCTGCTGCCCATCAAGGGCAAGGGCACGAGCGACTGGTCGTACGCGTGGGTGCCGGTCGTCGGACCGATCATCGGCGGTGTGCTCGCGGGCCTTCTGGCCATCCCCCTCCTGCCGATCCTCACCTAG
- the dhaK gene encoding dihydroxyacetone kinase subunit DhaK has protein sequence MKKLINDPKNVVDEAVVGFEAAHGDLVTVSHDPIYIARKDAPVAGKVGLVSGGGSGHEPLHGGFVGFGMLDAAVPGPVFTSPTPDPILAATKAVDAGKGVLHIVKNYTGDVLNFETAADLASAEDIEVRTVIVDDDVAVKDSLYTAGRRGVAGTVLVEKIAGAAAERGDDLDAVAAVATKVNAQVRTMGVALTPCVVPHAGEPSFVLADDEIEIGIGIHGEPGRERIKLEPADAIVDRLLGPILEDLPFGSGDEVLLLVNGMGGTPQVELYIVFKHAAEVLAEKGITVTRSLVGNFVTSLEMQGVSISVLKLDEELTGLWDAPVQTAALRWGR, from the coding sequence ATGAAGAAGCTCATCAACGATCCGAAGAACGTCGTCGACGAGGCGGTCGTCGGCTTCGAGGCCGCGCACGGCGACCTCGTCACCGTCTCGCACGACCCCATCTACATCGCGCGCAAAGACGCTCCGGTCGCCGGCAAGGTCGGCCTGGTCTCGGGCGGCGGCAGCGGGCACGAGCCCCTGCACGGCGGCTTCGTGGGCTTCGGGATGCTCGATGCCGCCGTTCCCGGACCGGTCTTCACCTCCCCGACCCCCGATCCGATCCTGGCGGCGACGAAGGCCGTCGACGCGGGCAAGGGCGTGCTGCACATCGTGAAGAACTACACCGGGGACGTGCTGAACTTCGAGACCGCCGCCGACCTGGCGTCCGCCGAGGACATCGAGGTGCGCACCGTGATCGTCGACGACGACGTCGCCGTGAAGGACTCGCTCTACACGGCCGGCCGTCGCGGTGTCGCAGGCACGGTGCTGGTCGAGAAGATCGCCGGGGCCGCCGCCGAGCGCGGCGACGACCTCGACGCGGTCGCCGCCGTCGCCACGAAGGTCAACGCCCAGGTGCGCACCATGGGCGTCGCGCTGACGCCCTGCGTGGTGCCGCACGCGGGCGAGCCGAGCTTCGTGCTCGCCGACGACGAGATCGAGATCGGCATCGGCATCCACGGCGAGCCGGGCCGGGAGCGGATCAAGCTGGAGCCGGCCGACGCGATCGTCGACCGCCTGCTCGGGCCCATCCTGGAGGATCTGCCGTTCGGCTCGGGCGACGAGGTGCTGCTGCTCGTCAACGGCATGGGCGGCACGCCGCAGGTCGAGCTCTACATCGTGTTCAAGCACGCCGCGGAGGTGTTGGCTGAGAAGGGCATCACGGTGACCCGCTCGCTGGTGGGGAACTTCGTGACGTCGCTCGAGATGCAGGGCGTGTCGATCAGCGTGCTGAAGCTCGACGAGGAACTGACCGGACTGTGGGACGCACCGGTGCAGACGGCTGCGCTGCGCTGGGGAAGGTAG
- the dhaL gene encoding dihydroxyacetone kinase subunit DhaL produces the protein MADALGIDWTTDWIRRTAQVIHDHRVELVTLDREIGDGDHGENLDRGFTAVIAKLDTLADDAAPGDALRLVATTLISTVGGASGPLLGTAYLKGAAAVGKDEQLDGAAVVAFLTAARDGVVLRGKAESGDKTMIDAWTPAVDAAAAAEAEGRSPAEILAAAADAAEKGAEATEPLVARKGRASYLGERAIGHRDPGAQSSSLILRAAADAAAGSAGGAA, from the coding sequence ATGGCTGACGCTCTGGGCATCGACTGGACGACGGACTGGATCCGGCGCACGGCGCAGGTGATCCACGACCACCGGGTGGAGCTCGTGACCCTCGACCGCGAGATCGGCGACGGCGACCACGGCGAGAACCTCGACCGCGGCTTCACCGCCGTGATCGCGAAGCTCGACACGCTGGCCGACGACGCGGCTCCGGGCGACGCCCTGAGGCTCGTGGCCACCACCCTGATCTCGACGGTCGGCGGGGCCTCGGGGCCGCTTCTCGGCACCGCGTACCTCAAGGGTGCGGCCGCCGTGGGCAAGGACGAGCAGCTCGACGGTGCGGCCGTGGTGGCCTTCCTCACCGCGGCCCGCGACGGCGTCGTGCTGCGCGGCAAGGCCGAGAGCGGCGACAAGACGATGATCGACGCCTGGACCCCGGCGGTCGACGCGGCCGCCGCCGCCGAGGCCGAGGGGCGGTCGCCGGCCGAGATCCTCGCCGCCGCCGCCGATGCCGCCGAGAAGGGCGCCGAGGCGACCGAGCCGCTGGTGGCTCGGAAGGGCCGCGCGAGCTACCTCGGCGAGCGGGCGATCGGGCACCGCGACCCGGGCGCGCAGTCGTCGTCGCTGATCCTCCGCGCCGCGGCCGACGCTGCGGCGGGCAGCGCCGGGGGAGCTGCGTGA
- the dhaM gene encoding dihydroxyacetone kinase phosphoryl donor subunit DhaM, whose translation MAGTPGKVGVVFVSHSAKIAEGLVELAGQMAASTTLVAAGGTDDGGIGTSFDRVSAAVTEADSGHGVAVLCDLGSAILTAETALDFLDEEVQARVRIVDAPLVEGGVAAAVAAESGATLDEVVAAARSAAGPIGEAERETDAGAGANAAVPVVEEPATASGTPSRTVTIVNRDGLHARPAAEFVKLASTFGQRVTVNGKDAKSLLGIMSMGLVKGASVEIASADPEGAEAVNALADLVESGFGEE comes from the coding sequence ATGGCGGGCACTCCCGGCAAGGTCGGCGTGGTCTTCGTCTCGCACAGCGCGAAGATCGCCGAAGGGCTCGTCGAGCTCGCCGGCCAGATGGCGGCCTCGACCACCCTGGTGGCCGCGGGCGGCACCGACGACGGGGGCATCGGCACCAGCTTCGACAGGGTCAGCGCCGCCGTCACCGAGGCCGACTCCGGTCACGGGGTCGCGGTTCTCTGCGACCTCGGCTCCGCGATCCTCACGGCCGAGACCGCGCTCGACTTCCTCGACGAGGAGGTCCAGGCGCGGGTGCGCATCGTCGACGCCCCGCTCGTGGAGGGCGGAGTCGCTGCGGCGGTCGCCGCCGAGTCGGGGGCGACGCTCGACGAGGTCGTGGCGGCCGCGCGGTCGGCGGCGGGGCCCATCGGCGAAGCCGAGCGCGAGACAGATGCGGGGGCCGGGGCGAACGCGGCGGTGCCGGTCGTCGAGGAGCCGGCCACCGCATCCGGGACCCCGTCGCGCACGGTGACCATCGTCAACCGCGACGGGCTGCATGCGCGGCCGGCCGCGGAGTTCGTGAAGCTCGCCAGCACCTTCGGGCAGAGGGTGACGGTGAACGGCAAGGACGCGAAGAGCCTACTCGGCATCATGTCGATGGGCCTCGTGAAGGGCGCCAGCGTCGAGATCGCGAGCGCCGACCCCGAGGGGGCCGAGGCCGTGAACGCGCTGGCCGACCTGGTCGAGTCGGGGTTCGGCGAGGAGTAG
- a CDS encoding nitroreductase family deazaflavin-dependent oxidoreductase — MPLIGEYEPGTSDWARQQLETYEGSGGTKGTTLRGMPVIILTTVGAKSGKLRKTPLMRVEHDGEYAVVASLGGAPKHPVWYFNIVKEPHVELQDRTEKHDYLAREVSGEEKAVWWQRAVEAYPDYADYQTKTDREIPLFVLSRMDED, encoded by the coding sequence ATGCCTCTCATCGGAGAATACGAACCGGGAACCAGCGACTGGGCGCGTCAGCAGCTCGAGACCTACGAGGGCTCGGGAGGCACTAAGGGCACGACCCTCCGCGGCATGCCCGTCATCATCCTCACCACCGTCGGCGCGAAGTCGGGGAAGCTCCGCAAGACGCCGCTGATGCGGGTCGAGCACGACGGGGAGTACGCCGTCGTCGCCTCCCTCGGCGGGGCACCGAAGCATCCGGTCTGGTACTTCAACATCGTCAAGGAGCCGCACGTCGAGCTGCAGGACCGTACCGAGAAGCACGACTACCTCGCCCGCGAGGTCTCGGGCGAGGAGAAGGCCGTGTGGTGGCAGCGCGCCGTCGAGGCCTACCCCGACTACGCCGACTACCAGACGAAGACCGACCGCGAGATCCCGCTGTTCGTGCTCAGCCGGATGGACGAGGACTAG
- a CDS encoding DNA adenine methylase translates to MPEVLDGYAEPFLDGGATAIAVLTARPEVVATLFGQNPAVVEVWQVVRDDVDALIRTLRWLEDRHSPAFFAGVRERDLDPASASSLSPAERAARYVYLRGTARPDARGDQPRVVTRVAADPGAAPVEYGRDAVPIDETGLRMLARLLGDRDVTLAARPPFELLGELREDELLWLDPTDAAGDVSPRELRSLVGSAVARGAAVLAPGHPLLDGARELAVLARPADDVTLLGSAALRRALRP, encoded by the coding sequence GTGCCCGAGGTGCTCGACGGCTACGCCGAGCCCTTCCTCGACGGCGGGGCGACCGCGATCGCGGTGCTGACCGCGCGTCCGGAGGTCGTGGCGACGCTCTTCGGCCAGAACCCGGCCGTGGTCGAGGTCTGGCAGGTGGTGCGCGACGACGTCGACGCACTCATCCGAACGCTGCGATGGCTGGAGGACCGGCACTCGCCCGCCTTCTTCGCGGGGGTGCGTGAGCGCGATCTCGACCCCGCCTCGGCCTCCTCGCTTTCTCCTGCCGAGCGCGCGGCGCGCTACGTCTACCTGCGGGGCACGGCGAGACCGGATGCCCGGGGCGACCAGCCCCGGGTCGTGACGCGCGTCGCCGCCGATCCCGGCGCGGCCCCCGTCGAGTACGGTCGTGACGCGGTCCCGATCGACGAGACAGGGCTCCGGATGCTCGCCCGGCTGCTCGGCGACCGCGACGTCACGCTGGCGGCGCGGCCCCCGTTCGAGCTGCTCGGCGAGCTCCGCGAGGACGAGCTGCTCTGGCTCGATCCCACCGACGCCGCGGGAGACGTCTCGCCCCGCGAGCTGCGGAGCCTCGTCGGCTCGGCCGTGGCGAGGGGGGCCGCGGTGCTGGCACCCGGGCATCCGCTTCTCGACGGCGCGCGCGAGCTGGCCGTCCTCGCCCGCCCGGCCGACGACGTGACGCTGCTCGGCAGCGCCGCCCTGCGCCGCGCTCTCCGCCCCTGA
- a CDS encoding siderophore-interacting protein gives MSNIAITHAESGLVRTAVVRSERVTPHMQRVTFGGGDLDRFRFRGFDQWFRLAVPVDDRTRFERLPDTFGMGGYLKYLALPKGTRPVIRNYTVRAYRSEPAEFDVDFVVHGDAGVAGPWASAVEPGSPLAEVAFIDQGCGWSPAPHDSVLLVGDESGLPAVAGILRDLPRDATGHAVIELFDERDRQPLEAPEGVRVQWVTRSAEAAPGSAALPAVRDLPALEGRVAAFAVGESAVATGVRRHLVAERGLPKAAVTFCGYWKRGGR, from the coding sequence GTGAGCAACATCGCCATCACGCACGCCGAGTCGGGGCTCGTCCGCACCGCGGTCGTGCGATCGGAGCGGGTGACGCCGCACATGCAGCGGGTCACCTTCGGCGGGGGAGACCTCGACCGGTTCCGCTTCCGCGGCTTCGACCAGTGGTTCCGGCTGGCGGTGCCGGTCGACGACCGGACGCGATTCGAGCGGCTGCCCGACACCTTCGGGATGGGCGGCTACCTGAAGTACCTCGCTCTGCCCAAGGGCACGCGGCCGGTCATCCGCAACTACACGGTGCGGGCGTACCGCTCCGAGCCGGCCGAGTTCGACGTCGACTTCGTGGTGCACGGCGACGCCGGCGTCGCAGGCCCCTGGGCGAGTGCCGTCGAGCCCGGGTCTCCGCTGGCCGAGGTCGCCTTCATCGACCAGGGCTGCGGCTGGTCGCCCGCGCCGCACGACAGCGTGCTGCTCGTCGGCGACGAGAGCGGGCTGCCGGCGGTGGCGGGCATCCTGCGCGACCTGCCGCGGGACGCGACCGGTCACGCCGTGATCGAGCTGTTCGACGAGCGCGACCGGCAGCCGCTGGAGGCGCCGGAGGGTGTGCGGGTGCAGTGGGTGACCAGGTCGGCCGAGGCCGCTCCGGGTTCGGCGGCGCTGCCGGCCGTGCGGGACCTGCCCGCGCTCGAGGGGCGGGTGGCGGCGTTCGCTGTGGGGGAGTCCGCCGTGGCGACCGGGGTGCGCCGGCACCTGGTCGCGGAGCGGGGGCTGCCCAAGGCGGCCGTGACGTTCTGCGGGTACTGGAAGCGGGGCGGGAGGTGA
- a CDS encoding YciI family protein, translated as MKYMLIMRTTAEALEASKDLDFEAIINAMGAYNESMVTAGVLIGGDGLSDAKEGFVVDFSGETPTVTDGPYGEVHELFNGFWIVQVASKEEALEWAKRAPLGAGSKLEVRRITDESDFADFADNEFIQKEKEWRG; from the coding sequence ATGAAGTACATGCTCATCATGCGCACCACCGCCGAGGCCCTCGAGGCGTCGAAGGACCTCGACTTCGAGGCGATCATCAACGCGATGGGCGCCTACAACGAGTCGATGGTCACCGCCGGCGTGCTGATCGGCGGCGACGGGCTGTCGGACGCGAAGGAGGGTTTCGTCGTCGACTTCTCGGGCGAGACGCCGACCGTGACCGACGGGCCCTACGGCGAGGTGCACGAGCTGTTCAACGGCTTCTGGATCGTGCAGGTCGCCTCGAAGGAGGAGGCGCTGGAGTGGGCCAAGCGGGCGCCGCTCGGGGCCGGGTCGAAGCTCGAGGTGCGGCGGATCACCGACGAGAGCGACTTCGCCGACTTCGCGGACAACGAGTTCATCCAGAAGGAGAAGGAGTGGCGTGGCTGA
- a CDS encoding RNA polymerase sigma factor — MWRIEGARITAGLARAYGDFGLAEDAAQEALAQALVQWPVDGEPRNPAAWLTAVAKRRAVDTLRRGSGLDERYASLAGGLTSLHDDGADARAHDLVGDDVLRLVFIACHPVLGREAQVALTLRVVGGLTSEEIARLFLLPVATVQQRIVRAKKTLAAARVPFESPEPAEWPARLGAVLAVLYLVFTEGYSATSGERWMRPELANEALRLGRVLAGLVPREPEVHALVALMELQAARFPARSAADGSPVLLADQDRRRWDRAQLGRGRASLARADETARRRGRGRGPYALQAAIAECHAVAADVADTDWERIVLLYEALGAVAPSPVVELNKAVAVSMAVGPASALRLVDELAATGALAGSYLVPSVRGELLAQLGRAEEARSELVTAAGLVGNERARSVLLGKAAALPSA, encoded by the coding sequence GTGTGGCGTATCGAGGGGGCGCGCATCACCGCCGGGCTGGCCCGGGCGTACGGCGACTTCGGGCTGGCCGAGGACGCCGCGCAGGAGGCACTCGCCCAGGCGCTCGTGCAGTGGCCGGTCGACGGCGAGCCCCGGAACCCCGCCGCCTGGCTGACCGCCGTCGCCAAGCGGCGGGCGGTCGACACGCTGCGGCGGGGGAGCGGCCTCGACGAGCGGTACGCGTCGCTGGCCGGCGGGCTCACTTCCTTGCACGACGACGGGGCGGATGCTCGTGCCCACGACCTCGTCGGCGACGACGTGCTCCGGCTGGTGTTCATCGCCTGCCACCCGGTGCTCGGGCGTGAGGCGCAGGTGGCCCTCACCCTGCGGGTCGTGGGCGGGCTGACGAGCGAGGAGATCGCCCGGCTGTTCCTCCTGCCGGTCGCGACCGTGCAGCAGCGGATCGTGCGGGCGAAGAAGACCCTCGCCGCCGCGCGGGTGCCGTTCGAGAGCCCCGAGCCTGCCGAGTGGCCCGCCCGGCTCGGAGCGGTGCTCGCGGTGCTCTACCTCGTCTTCACCGAGGGGTACTCGGCGACCTCGGGCGAGCGGTGGATGCGGCCCGAGCTCGCGAACGAGGCCCTGCGACTCGGCCGGGTGCTCGCCGGTCTCGTGCCGCGGGAGCCCGAGGTGCACGCGCTGGTCGCGCTGATGGAACTGCAGGCGGCGCGGTTCCCGGCGCGCTCGGCCGCCGACGGGAGCCCGGTGCTGCTCGCCGATCAGGACCGGCGGCGCTGGGACCGGGCGCAACTCGGTCGCGGCCGGGCGTCGCTCGCCCGCGCCGACGAGACCGCCCGGCGGCGGGGGCGGGGACGCGGGCCGTACGCGCTGCAGGCGGCGATCGCGGAGTGCCACGCGGTGGCGGCCGACGTGGCGGACACCGACTGGGAGCGGATCGTGCTCCTCTACGAGGCCCTCGGCGCGGTGGCGCCGAGCCCCGTCGTGGAGCTCAACAAGGCGGTGGCCGTGTCGATGGCGGTGGGTCCGGCCTCGGCCCTGAGGCTTGTCGACGAGCTGGCCGCGACGGGGGCGCTGGCCGGTTCGTACCTCGTACCGAGCGTGCGCGGGGAGCTGCTCGCGCAGCTCGGGCGGGCGGAGGAGGCGCGGTCGGAGCTCGTGACGGCGGCGGGGCTCGTGGGCAACGAGCGGGCGCGGTCGGTGCTGCTCGGGAAGGCCGCGGCGCTGCCGAGCGCGTGA
- a CDS encoding pyridoxamine 5'-phosphate oxidase family protein — protein MTASARPSTAPGSHDELEALLGSPLPRTRDKARPVLHDVDRAWLAASPFCLVATSDAEGRCDVSPKGDPPGFALVLDERTVALPERPGNRRADSLHNVLDNPHAGLIFLVPGRGDTLRVNGRARLSTDAALLDEMAVKGHRPLVALVVDIEEVFFHCAKAFLRSELWDPSTWQPTGVPSRPEIAKAVERPDEPIEELTRYYGPSYADGLYRG, from the coding sequence GTGACCGCATCCGCTCGTCCCTCCACCGCCCCCGGCTCCCACGACGAGCTCGAGGCGCTGCTCGGTTCGCCGCTGCCCCGCACCCGTGACAAGGCGCGGCCGGTGCTGCACGACGTCGACCGCGCCTGGCTCGCGGCGTCGCCGTTCTGCCTCGTCGCGACCTCCGACGCCGAGGGCCGCTGCGACGTGTCGCCGAAGGGCGACCCGCCCGGCTTCGCCCTCGTGCTCGACGAGCGCACCGTCGCGCTGCCGGAGCGCCCCGGCAACCGCCGCGCCGACAGCCTCCACAACGTGCTCGACAACCCGCACGCCGGCCTGATCTTCCTCGTGCCCGGTCGCGGCGACACCCTCCGGGTGAACGGTCGGGCGCGCCTGTCGACGGATGCGGCCCTGCTCGACGAGATGGCCGTGAAGGGCCACCGGCCCCTGGTCGCCCTCGTGGTCGACATCGAGGAGGTGTTCTTCCACTGCGCGAAGGCCTTCCTGCGCTCCGAGCTCTGGGACCCGTCGACCTGGCAGCCGACGGGAGTGCCCTCGCGGCCCGAGATCGCGAAGGCGGTGGAGCGTCCTGACGAGCCGATCGAGGAGCTCACCCGGTACTACGGACCGTCGTACGCCGACGGGCTCTACCGGGGCTGA
- a CDS encoding GNAT family N-acetyltransferase: MTIEVRPATAFEDVATLVGPKRPDATVCWCLSYRIPSAQNTALRGEARGELVRELVTEDVPPGVLAYDDGEPVGWAAVHPRADTGFARNRRIPRLDDLPVWSLWCVRVRPGHRGRGLAHHLVAGAVEFARERGAPAVEAYPVDNRGAKVDLTMAYVGTRALFERAGFTKAADTTSVVNGFPRVLMRLDLRS; encoded by the coding sequence ATGACGATCGAGGTGCGCCCGGCCACCGCGTTCGAGGACGTCGCGACGCTGGTGGGGCCGAAGCGTCCCGACGCGACGGTGTGCTGGTGCCTGAGCTACCGCATCCCGTCCGCCCAGAACACCGCGCTGCGCGGGGAGGCGCGGGGTGAGCTCGTGCGCGAGCTGGTGACGGAGGACGTGCCGCCCGGGGTGCTCGCCTACGACGACGGCGAGCCCGTGGGCTGGGCGGCCGTGCATCCGCGGGCCGACACGGGCTTCGCGCGCAACCGCCGCATCCCCCGGCTCGACGATCTGCCGGTGTGGTCGCTGTGGTGCGTGCGGGTGCGGCCGGGCCACCGAGGACGGGGGCTCGCGCACCACCTCGTGGCCGGGGCCGTCGAGTTCGCGCGGGAGCGGGGTGCACCCGCCGTCGAGGCCTACCCGGTCGACAACCGGGGTGCGAAGGTCGACCTGACGATGGCGTACGTGGGCACCCGGGCGCTGTTCGAGCGGGCCGGCTTCACGAAGGCGGCGGACACGACGTCGGTGGTGAACGGGTTTCCGCGGGTGCTGATGCGGCTCGACCTGCGCTCCTGA
- a CDS encoding GNAT family N-acetyltransferase: MGFEGAVRRAGVDDAATVARLLHDFNTEFDTPSPGPDVLAERLRRLLGPTAATSGGGTTAHLAEDAGGAPLGLALVTWHPNVWYDGPVALLDELYVVPTRRGGGVGAALLAAVVDEAGRVGAGAIELGADEPDVDALRFYGRHGFVGGFEPGERSFFLQREL, encoded by the coding sequence ATGGGCTTCGAGGGTGCGGTGAGACGGGCCGGTGTCGACGACGCGGCCACCGTGGCGCGGCTGCTGCACGACTTCAACACCGAGTTCGACACGCCGAGTCCAGGGCCGGACGTTCTGGCGGAGCGGCTCCGGCGGCTGCTCGGTCCCACGGCGGCGACCTCAGGCGGGGGCACGACGGCCCACCTCGCCGAGGACGCGGGCGGTGCACCGCTCGGGCTGGCGCTCGTGACCTGGCACCCGAACGTCTGGTACGACGGGCCGGTGGCGCTCCTCGACGAGCTCTACGTGGTGCCGACCCGCCGCGGCGGGGGTGTCGGTGCGGCGCTGCTGGCCGCCGTCGTCGACGAGGCAGGGCGCGTCGGCGCGGGGGCGATCGAGCTCGGCGCGGACGAGCCCGACGTCGACGCCCTCCGGTTCTATGGCCGCCACGGCTTCGTCGGCGGCTTCGAGCCGGGTGAGCGCAGCTTCTTCCTGCAGCGGGAGCTCTGA